One Sagittula stellata E-37 genomic window carries:
- a CDS encoding FAD-dependent monooxygenase, which yields MQFYLDGFRGGDPDIRNAAPNRRDRGPHAPLPSEVDVLIAGCGPAGLCLAAQLSRFPEIDVMIVERKPGPIEKGQADGVNTRTMEMFQAFGFGEKVKRESHWVNQTAFWSPDPANPAHIRRIGRVQDVPEDSSEMPHTLINQARIHELFLDVMRNAPSRLEPDYGWSVVNVVVDPATEDHPVTVTLENTGVNPGETVTIRANYVVGCDGARSNVRKAIGGQLHGDAAHQAWGVMDILANTDFPDVRQKCLVASQSEGNILILPREGGYLFRMYVELDKLNPDERVSSRKFSADDMIAAANRIMAPYTIDVKQVVWWSIYEIGHRLTDRFDDVGQDDARNPRVFTAGDACHTHSPKAGQGMNVSMQDTFNLGWKMAHVLTGRADASLLRTYSAERWVEAKRLIDTDHQWARIMSAPPGQSELDGSGMPRFQKQFIENLMFTGGLAVKYDASRLTAKQSHQHLAIGQEIGRRFHSAPVVRVADAMQMQLGHVAEADGRWRIYAFGGQADTSAPGSAIHRLAEWLESDPASPVVRYTRPDEDPDAIIDLRAVFRQTFEAVAMEDMPPLLKPIKGPLGLQDNEKVFCLDHKGMGDIYDLRGIDREKGCMVVVRPDQYIAHVLPLDATAELAAFFDGVLLPQR from the coding sequence ATGCAATTTTACCTCGACGGTTTTCGCGGCGGAGATCCGGACATCCGCAACGCCGCGCCCAATCGGCGGGACCGTGGGCCACATGCGCCGCTGCCCAGCGAGGTCGACGTACTGATCGCTGGCTGCGGTCCAGCGGGCCTTTGCCTTGCGGCGCAGCTTTCGCGGTTTCCGGAAATCGACGTGATGATCGTCGAGCGCAAACCGGGGCCGATCGAAAAAGGGCAGGCGGATGGCGTCAACACCCGCACGATGGAGATGTTCCAGGCCTTCGGTTTCGGCGAGAAAGTGAAGCGCGAAAGCCACTGGGTAAACCAGACGGCCTTCTGGTCGCCGGACCCCGCGAACCCTGCGCACATCCGCCGGATCGGCCGGGTGCAGGACGTGCCGGAGGACAGCTCCGAGATGCCGCACACGCTAATCAACCAGGCGCGCATCCACGAGCTTTTTCTCGACGTGATGCGCAATGCGCCGTCACGGCTGGAACCGGACTATGGCTGGTCGGTCGTGAATGTCGTCGTCGATCCCGCGACCGAGGACCATCCGGTCACGGTCACGCTTGAGAACACCGGCGTCAATCCCGGCGAGACGGTGACGATCCGCGCCAACTACGTGGTCGGCTGCGACGGCGCGCGGTCCAATGTGCGCAAGGCGATTGGCGGGCAGTTGCACGGCGACGCGGCGCATCAGGCCTGGGGGGTGATGGATATCCTCGCCAACACCGACTTCCCCGATGTCCGGCAGAAATGCCTCGTCGCCTCTCAGTCCGAGGGCAACATCCTGATCCTGCCGCGCGAAGGCGGCTACCTGTTTCGCATGTACGTCGAACTGGACAAGCTGAACCCGGATGAGCGTGTGTCCAGTCGCAAGTTCTCGGCCGATGACATGATTGCCGCCGCGAACCGCATCATGGCGCCCTATACCATCGACGTGAAACAGGTGGTCTGGTGGTCGATCTACGAGATCGGGCACCGTCTGACCGACCGGTTCGACGACGTGGGCCAGGACGACGCACGCAATCCCCGTGTGTTCACCGCCGGGGACGCCTGCCACACGCATAGTCCCAAAGCCGGGCAGGGGATGAATGTGTCGATGCAGGATACCTTCAACCTCGGCTGGAAGATGGCGCACGTTCTGACGGGCCGTGCCGACGCCAGCCTGCTGCGGACCTATTCCGCCGAACGCTGGGTCGAGGCGAAGCGCCTGATCGACACCGACCACCAGTGGGCGCGGATCATGTCCGCCCCGCCGGGCCAATCGGAACTCGACGGGTCGGGCATGCCGCGTTTCCAGAAGCAGTTCATCGAGAACCTGATGTTCACAGGCGGCCTTGCGGTGAAATACGACGCGTCGCGCCTGACCGCGAAACAGAGCCACCAACACCTCGCCATCGGACAAGAGATCGGGCGCCGGTTTCATTCCGCGCCGGTGGTGCGTGTGGCCGACGCGATGCAGATGCAACTCGGCCATGTCGCGGAGGCGGATGGACGCTGGCGCATCTATGCCTTCGGTGGGCAAGCGGACACTTCTGCACCCGGCTCCGCGATCCATCGGCTGGCGGAGTGGCTGGAGTCGGATCCAGCCTCGCCTGTGGTGCGATACACGCGGCCGGATGAAGATCCGGATGCGATCATCGACCTGCGCGCCGTGTTCCGGCAAACCTTCGAAGCTGTGGCGATGGAGGACATGCCGCCGCTCTTGAAGCCGATCAAAGGGCCGTTGGGACTGCAGGATAATGAGAAGGTTTTCTGCCTCGATCACAAGGGGATGGGCGACATCTACGACTTGCGCGGCATCGATCGGGAAAAGGGCTGCATGGTCGTCGTTCGGCCCGACCAGTACATCGCCCATGTCCTGCCGCTGGACGCTACGGCAGAGCTGGCGGCCTTCTTCGACGGAGTCCTGTTGCCGCAAAGGTAG
- a CDS encoding MarR family winged helix-turn-helix transcriptional regulator, with protein sequence MKVHAMPGHLIRRLNQISTQVFSRHMADAGYDLTPVQFAALDAIIDRPGIDQASVAAAIAYDRATIGGVIDRLEQKGLVRREVSRHDRRAREVRPTDDGRTLFEASLPVVTALQDEMLHRLTEAERETFIVLARKAIGPVGEPPATPARRT encoded by the coding sequence ATGAAAGTGCACGCCATGCCAGGCCACCTGATTCGGCGGCTGAACCAGATTTCAACGCAGGTGTTTTCACGGCACATGGCGGATGCCGGGTACGATCTGACACCCGTACAGTTTGCCGCCCTCGATGCGATCATCGACCGGCCCGGCATCGACCAGGCGAGTGTCGCGGCGGCTATCGCCTATGATCGCGCGACCATAGGCGGCGTGATCGACAGGCTGGAACAGAAAGGACTTGTCCGGCGCGAGGTCAGCCGCCACGACCGTCGCGCCCGCGAGGTGCGACCGACCGATGACGGCAGAACTCTGTTCGAGGCGAGCCTGCCCGTCGTGACGGCGCTGCAGGACGAGATGCTCCACAGGCTGACGGAGGCAGAGCGCGAGACCTTCATTGTGCTCGCCCGCAAGGCCATAGGCCCGGTCGGTGAGCCCCCCGCCACGCCGGCACGCAGGACGTAG
- a CDS encoding indolepyruvate ferredoxin oxidoreductase family protein, giving the protein MSKHQITLNDRFDLSRESVLLNGTQALVRLMLTQKARDRQAGLNTAGYVTGYRGSPLGAVDLQMRRAEKLLRENDIRFEEGLNEDLAATALWGSQQAELRGEGRFDGVFGLWYGKGPGVDRSGDAMRHANMAGASKHGGVLMAMGDDHTGESSTVLHQSEWALVDAYMPVVSPAGVQEILDFGLYGYALSRFSGLWVGLKTMKDTVEATAVVDGRPDRVSLVTPDFPMPEGGLNIRLGDTPHAQETRMIDHKRFAAEAFSRANGMDKRVWGKPGAKIGFVSAGKNWLDLVHALTLLGIDAAEAERLGITTYKVGQVFPLDMQGFHDWAEGLDLIVIVEEKRKLIEVQVKEAIFDDRRGRRVYGWYKGGAGSMHRDELFPTRGALDPMWIGRKLGEILIEEGRGTDAVRAGLARIEEATRADNTPDIAARVPYFCAGCPHNSSTKVPEGSRAYAGIGCHYMVQWMDRSTLGFTHMGAEGANWIGEAPFSKTGHVFQNLGDGTYNHSGVQAIRAALASGVNITYKILFNDAVAMTGGQKNEGGLTPQRIADEVRAMGVERVAVVYDEKEDVAFGAFPSGVTMHERAELSEVQKGLAKHEGVSVLLYIQTCAAEKRRRRKRGQFPDPDKRVFINTDVCEGCGDCGVQSNCVAIVPEETELGRKRAIDQSACNKDFSCLKGFCPSFVTLEGAEVKKAEVAKLDLPDMPLPDLPKIDGTFNVVVTGVGGTGVVTIGAVLAQAAQIDGKGAAMMEMAGLAQKGGAVHIHLRIAEKPDDISAVRVATGEADALIGGDLVVSAGAKTLGLTKTGRTGGVVNSHEFITGDFTRNTELALPVDALKLALEARIKDRLAMFDASDLAKATLGDSIFSNMMILGAAWQMGLVPLSHDAIAAAVELNGAAVQRNLRAFEIGRWAILHAEEAARLLRPVVVDKPKSLDEQIAFRADHLTKYQDEALADKYRARLKDIADPRLKEVVAKGYHKVLAYKDEYEVARLHLETRDKARQQFGGVFEMTFHLSPPLVAKEGPDGRPEKKPYGEKMLKVFGVLARMKGLRGTVWDVFGRSEERRMERALIAQYEADMKEWLPKARPEIMDPLVALAELPLQIRGFGPVKIANEAKAAKRREELLAVLKAGGAPVSQAAE; this is encoded by the coding sequence ATGAGCAAGCACCAGATCACCCTGAACGACCGTTTCGACCTGTCCCGCGAAAGCGTTCTTCTGAACGGCACGCAAGCCCTTGTCCGTCTCATGCTGACGCAAAAGGCACGGGACAGGCAAGCCGGGCTGAACACCGCAGGCTACGTCACGGGATATCGCGGCTCGCCACTCGGTGCCGTCGACCTGCAGATGCGCCGCGCCGAAAAACTGTTGCGTGAAAACGATATACGCTTCGAAGAAGGACTGAACGAGGATCTCGCGGCGACGGCACTTTGGGGGTCCCAGCAGGCCGAACTGCGAGGCGAGGGGCGCTTCGACGGAGTTTTCGGGCTCTGGTACGGCAAGGGGCCGGGTGTGGACAGGTCCGGCGACGCGATGCGCCATGCCAACATGGCGGGGGCCTCGAAACATGGCGGTGTCCTGATGGCCATGGGTGACGATCACACAGGGGAGTCCTCCACTGTCCTGCATCAGAGCGAATGGGCGCTGGTGGATGCCTATATGCCGGTCGTTTCGCCTGCGGGCGTACAGGAAATCCTCGACTTCGGACTTTATGGCTACGCGCTCAGCCGGTTTTCCGGTTTGTGGGTCGGTCTCAAGACGATGAAGGACACGGTGGAGGCGACGGCGGTCGTGGATGGCCGTCCCGACCGCGTGTCCCTTGTGACGCCCGACTTCCCGATGCCCGAAGGTGGGCTGAACATCCGCCTCGGTGACACGCCTCATGCGCAGGAAACGCGCATGATCGACCACAAGCGCTTTGCGGCCGAAGCGTTCTCGCGCGCGAACGGTATGGACAAGCGGGTCTGGGGCAAGCCGGGGGCGAAGATCGGTTTCGTCTCGGCGGGCAAGAACTGGCTCGACCTCGTGCATGCGCTGACCCTTCTGGGCATCGACGCGGCGGAGGCCGAGCGGCTCGGTATCACCACCTACAAGGTTGGCCAGGTCTTTCCGCTGGACATGCAGGGGTTCCACGACTGGGCCGAGGGCCTCGATCTGATCGTGATCGTCGAGGAAAAGCGCAAGCTGATCGAGGTGCAGGTCAAAGAGGCGATCTTCGACGACAGACGTGGCCGGCGGGTCTATGGCTGGTACAAGGGCGGTGCGGGCAGCATGCACCGGGACGAGCTGTTTCCAACGCGCGGGGCGCTGGACCCGATGTGGATCGGCCGAAAGCTGGGCGAGATTCTGATCGAGGAGGGACGCGGCACAGATGCCGTGCGCGCCGGTCTTGCCAGGATCGAGGAGGCGACACGCGCCGACAACACGCCCGACATTGCCGCGCGGGTCCCGTACTTCTGCGCGGGCTGTCCGCACAACTCGTCCACCAAGGTGCCGGAAGGGTCGCGCGCCTATGCGGGGATCGGCTGTCACTACATGGTGCAGTGGATGGACCGTTCGACGCTCGGTTTCACCCACATGGGGGCAGAGGGGGCCAACTGGATCGGCGAGGCGCCCTTTTCGAAGACCGGACATGTGTTCCAGAACCTTGGCGACGGTACCTACAACCACTCCGGTGTTCAGGCGATCCGCGCGGCTTTGGCCTCGGGCGTCAACATCACCTACAAGATCCTGTTCAACGATGCGGTTGCCATGACCGGCGGCCAGAAGAACGAGGGCGGCCTCACCCCCCAGCGCATCGCGGACGAGGTGCGCGCCATGGGGGTCGAACGCGTTGCCGTGGTCTACGACGAAAAGGAGGATGTGGCCTTCGGCGCGTTTCCGTCCGGCGTCACGATGCACGAACGCGCCGAGTTGTCGGAGGTGCAGAAGGGGCTAGCGAAGCACGAAGGCGTGTCGGTGCTCCTCTACATCCAGACCTGCGCCGCCGAAAAGCGCCGCCGCCGCAAGCGCGGCCAGTTCCCCGATCCGGACAAGCGGGTTTTTATCAACACCGATGTCTGCGAAGGCTGCGGGGATTGCGGCGTGCAGTCGAATTGCGTGGCCATCGTGCCGGAAGAGACGGAACTGGGCCGCAAGCGGGCCATCGACCAATCCGCCTGCAACAAGGATTTCTCCTGCCTGAAGGGATTCTGCCCATCTTTCGTGACATTGGAAGGCGCGGAAGTGAAGAAGGCTGAGGTCGCGAAGCTCGACCTCCCGGACATGCCTTTGCCGGACCTGCCGAAGATCGACGGCACGTTCAACGTGGTCGTCACCGGTGTCGGTGGCACAGGTGTCGTGACCATCGGTGCGGTTCTCGCGCAGGCGGCACAGATCGATGGCAAGGGCGCGGCGATGATGGAAATGGCGGGCCTCGCCCAGAAGGGCGGTGCCGTCCACATCCATCTGCGCATTGCCGAAAAACCCGACGATATCTCGGCCGTCCGGGTCGCGACCGGCGAGGCGGATGCCCTGATCGGCGGAGATCTGGTGGTCAGTGCCGGGGCCAAGACGTTGGGGCTTACAAAGACCGGGCGCACCGGCGGTGTCGTCAACAGCCACGAGTTCATCACTGGCGACTTTACCCGGAACACCGAGCTCGCCCTGCCGGTTGACGCGCTCAAGCTGGCGCTGGAGGCCCGGATCAAGGACAGGCTCGCGATGTTCGATGCCAGCGATCTTGCCAAGGCCACGCTGGGCGACTCGATCTTCTCGAACATGATGATCCTTGGGGCTGCCTGGCAGATGGGGTTGGTGCCGCTGTCGCATGACGCCATCGCCGCCGCGGTCGAGCTGAACGGGGCCGCCGTCCAGCGCAACCTGCGTGCTTTCGAGATTGGACGCTGGGCCATCCTGCACGCGGAAGAGGCCGCACGCCTTCTGCGACCGGTCGTGGTCGACAAGCCGAAGTCGCTGGACGAGCAGATCGCTTTCCGCGCCGATCACCTGACGAAATACCAGGACGAGGCGCTTGCCGACAAATACCGCGCGCGCCTGAAGGACATTGCCGACCCGCGGCTGAAGGAAGTGGTCGCGAAAGGATATCACAAGGTTCTGGCCTACAAGGACGAATATGAGGTCGCTCGCCTGCACCTCGAAACCCGCGACAAGGCGCGCCAGCAGTTCGGCGGCGTCTTCGAGATGACGTTCCACCTGTCCCCGCCGCTGGTGGCAAAGGAAGGGCCGGACGGGCGCCCGGAAAAGAAACCCTACGGCGAGAAGATGCTGAAGGTCTTCGGTGTGCTGGCCCGCATGAAGGGGCTGCGCGGCACGGTCTGGGACGTCTTCGGACGGTCGGAAGAACGCCGGATGGAGCGGGCGCTGATCGCACAATATGAGGCCGACATGAAGGAATGGCTGCCGAAGGCCCGGCCCGAGATCATGGACCCGTTGGTCGCGCTGGCGGAACTGCCGTTGCAGATCCGCGGGTTCGGCCCCGTCAAGATCGCGAACGAGGCGAAGGCCGCGAAGCGCCGTGAGGAATTGCTGGCGGTGCTGAAAGCCGGTGGCGCACCGGTCTCGCAAGCGGCAGAGTAA
- a CDS encoding LysR family transcriptional regulator, whose translation MDWDKLRIFHAVADAGSLTHAGDALHLSQSAVSRQVRALEEALNTTLFHRHARGLILTEQGELLFDATSSMVKRIDSATARIRDSEEEVFGELKVTTTHGFGALWLAPRLTKLYEKYPDLKIDLMLEERVLDLPMREADVAIRMKEPSQADLIRKRLMSIRMRMYASPDYLAEHGEPTRLEEMVTHRLICQKPGAPQVLAGEQLVQSLLANDVQTTLTVNNYFGVLQATISNLGIGVLPDYIIEDFPTMVRVLPDIESVEVPVFLAYPEELRQSKRVSAFRDFVQDEIIAHRRQRKAMGAD comes from the coding sequence ATGGATTGGGACAAGCTCAGAATATTTCACGCAGTGGCAGATGCGGGCAGCCTCACACACGCAGGGGATGCGCTTCATCTGTCGCAATCGGCGGTGTCGCGGCAGGTCCGCGCGCTGGAAGAGGCGTTGAATACGACCCTCTTCCATCGCCATGCGCGCGGGCTGATTCTCACCGAACAGGGTGAACTCCTGTTCGACGCCACCTCATCGATGGTCAAACGCATCGACAGCGCGACCGCGCGCATCCGCGACAGCGAAGAAGAAGTCTTCGGCGAGCTGAAGGTCACGACCACGCATGGGTTCGGCGCACTCTGGCTCGCGCCTCGTCTGACGAAGCTGTACGAGAAATACCCCGACCTGAAGATCGACCTGATGCTGGAAGAGCGTGTGCTCGACCTGCCGATGCGCGAGGCCGACGTCGCCATCCGCATGAAAGAGCCAAGCCAAGCCGATTTGATCCGCAAGCGTCTTATGTCGATCCGCATGCGCATGTATGCCTCGCCGGATTATCTGGCCGAACACGGCGAACCTACGCGGCTCGAAGAGATGGTCACGCACCGCCTGATCTGCCAAAAGCCCGGCGCGCCGCAGGTGCTGGCCGGTGAACAGCTTGTGCAGTCGCTGCTGGCCAATGACGTCCAGACGACGCTGACCGTGAACAACTACTTCGGCGTGCTGCAGGCGACGATCTCGAATCTCGGGATTGGCGTGCTGCCCGATTACATCATCGAGGATTTCCCGACGATGGTCCGGGTGTTGCCAGATATCGAAAGCGTCGAGGTGCCCGTTTTCCTAGCGTATCCTGAAGAACTCAGACAATCCAAGCGTGTGTCCGCGTTCCGTGACTTCGTGCAGGATGAAATCATCGCGCATCGCCGCCAGCGAAAGGCGATGGGCGCGGACTGA
- a CDS encoding YbaN family protein, with protein sequence MPLRPHMFARPVWVALGALSLGLGIIGIVLPLLPTTPLVLLAAFCFGKGSPRLRLWLETHRTFGPPIRAWETTGAIARRHKRMALGMMAVTFCIGLILALPTHVLAIQAVCFLGAGTYVWTRPDA encoded by the coding sequence ATGCCGCTTCGCCCGCATATGTTCGCCCGCCCGGTCTGGGTTGCTCTCGGCGCGCTGTCCCTTGGGCTGGGCATCATCGGTATCGTCCTTCCGCTTCTGCCGACGACGCCCCTCGTGCTTCTGGCGGCGTTCTGCTTCGGCAAGGGGTCGCCACGTCTCCGGCTTTGGCTTGAAACGCACCGGACCTTCGGCCCGCCGATCCGCGCGTGGGAAACGACAGGCGCCATCGCACGCCGCCACAAGCGCATGGCCTTGGGGATGATGGCCGTCACCTTCTGCATCGGGTTGATCCTTGCCCTGCCGACGCATGTACTGGCGATTCAGGCGGTGTGCTTCCTTGGCGCGGGCACATATGTCTGGACGCGCCCCGACGCATGA
- a CDS encoding DUF6151 family protein — protein sequence MSWSLASAAPRRHVVCYCADCRSFPKALGHPEFLDQNGGLHILQSVPGHVTITHGHKHLAALKLSPKGMVRYHSGCCGTPIANVLEKKTLPFVGLCVPAPAEKCGPVRSRVNVDSTRGKVKELKPEAAFLTVFGRAIGAVFSGKTSGPFHGEDGLPVVTPRVLTLAERNAARTPLD from the coding sequence ATGTCATGGAGCCTCGCTTCCGCCGCCCCTCGTCGCCACGTCGTGTGTTACTGCGCCGACTGCCGCAGCTTTCCCAAGGCGCTCGGCCATCCTGAGTTCCTCGACCAGAACGGCGGTCTGCATATTCTCCAGTCCGTGCCCGGCCACGTCACCATCACCCACGGACATAAGCACCTGGCTGCCCTCAAGCTGTCCCCAAAAGGCATGGTGCGTTACCACTCGGGGTGCTGCGGCACACCCATCGCCAACGTGCTGGAAAAGAAGACCCTGCCCTTCGTCGGTCTGTGCGTTCCCGCGCCCGCCGAAAAATGCGGCCCGGTGCGCAGCCGGGTCAACGTCGACAGTACACGTGGGAAGGTGAAGGAGCTGAAACCCGAGGCGGCCTTCCTCACCGTTTTCGGGCGCGCCATCGGCGCGGTGTTTTCCGGCAAGACCAGCGGTCCGTTCCATGGCGAGGACGGTCTGCCGGTGGTTACGCCCCGTGTGCTGACACTGGCGGAACGCAACGCCGCGCGCACGCCACTGGACTGA
- the purL gene encoding phosphoribosylformylglycinamidine synthase subunit PurL, protein MQEPDITEDLIASHGIKPDEYAEILRILNREPTFTELGIFSAMWNEHCSYKSSKIHLKKLPTTGPQVICGPGENAGVVDIGDGQAVVFKMESHNHPSYIEPYQGAATGVGGILRDVFTMGARPVAAMNSLSFGVAEHPKTRQLVHGVVEGIGGYGNAFGVPTVGGETRFHKAYNGNCLVNAFAAGLADTDKIFYSAASGVGRPVVYLGAKTGRDGVGGATMASAEFDETIEEKRPTVQVGDPFTEKRLMEATLELMQTGAVISIQDMGAAGLTCSAVEMGDKGGLGVRLDLENVPQRETNMTAYEMMLSESQERMLMVLDPAKEAEAKAVFDKWDLDFAIVGETIAEDRFLIMHNGTCMADLPLSKLSSSAPEYDRPHVPTPEAAPLADVPQIDPIDGLRALLGSPNYASKAWIYDQYDSQVMADTMRTPGFGAGVIRVHGTDKKLAFTSDVTPRYVKANPVQGGRQAVAEAYRNLTAVGAKPLATTDNLNFGNPEKPEIMGQFVGALQGIGEACLALDMPIVSGNVSLYNETDGQGILPTPTIGAVGLIAADEEPILDVPRDGHVALLLGETAGHLGQSALLAEVFHREDGDAPHVDLDVELANGDFIRANRQWIRCCTDLADGGLAMAAFEMAAAGNTGVHLDTDDTALLFGEDQGRYLIACNFDSAEALMTAAGQAGVTLTSVGKFTGDTVRMGGSETPLADLLNTYRTSFAATFD, encoded by the coding sequence ATGCAGGAACCGGACATCACCGAAGATCTGATCGCGTCCCACGGCATCAAGCCGGACGAATACGCCGAGATCCTGCGCATCCTGAATCGAGAGCCCACGTTTACGGAACTGGGCATCTTCAGCGCGATGTGGAACGAGCACTGTTCCTACAAGTCCTCCAAGATCCATCTCAAGAAGCTGCCGACCACCGGCCCGCAGGTGATCTGCGGTCCGGGCGAGAACGCGGGTGTCGTGGACATCGGCGACGGGCAGGCTGTGGTCTTCAAGATGGAAAGCCACAATCACCCCTCCTACATCGAACCCTATCAGGGCGCGGCGACAGGCGTGGGCGGTATCCTGCGGGACGTCTTCACGATGGGGGCCCGCCCCGTCGCGGCAATGAACTCGCTGTCATTCGGAGTGGCGGAGCATCCCAAGACCCGCCAGCTCGTGCACGGTGTCGTGGAAGGCATCGGCGGTTACGGCAACGCCTTCGGCGTCCCGACCGTCGGTGGCGAGACGCGCTTCCACAAGGCCTACAACGGCAATTGCCTCGTCAACGCCTTTGCCGCCGGCCTCGCCGATACGGACAAGATCTTCTACTCCGCCGCGTCTGGCGTCGGCCGTCCCGTCGTCTACCTCGGCGCCAAGACCGGCCGTGACGGCGTCGGTGGCGCGACCATGGCCTCGGCGGAGTTCGATGAAACGATCGAAGAGAAACGCCCCACCGTTCAGGTCGGCGACCCCTTCACAGAAAAACGCCTGATGGAAGCGACGCTTGAGCTTATGCAGACCGGCGCCGTGATCTCGATCCAGGACATGGGTGCGGCCGGCCTCACCTGCTCCGCGGTGGAGATGGGTGACAAGGGTGGCCTTGGCGTACGTCTCGACCTCGAGAACGTGCCGCAGCGCGAAACCAACATGACTGCCTACGAGATGATGCTGTCGGAATCGCAGGAACGGATGCTGATGGTGCTCGACCCGGCGAAGGAAGCCGAGGCGAAGGCAGTCTTCGACAAGTGGGACCTCGACTTTGCCATCGTGGGCGAGACGATTGCCGAGGACCGCTTTCTCATCATGCACAACGGCACCTGCATGGCCGACCTGCCGCTGTCCAAACTGTCGTCCAGCGCGCCGGAATACGACCGGCCGCACGTGCCGACACCAGAGGCCGCACCGCTGGCGGATGTGCCGCAGATCGACCCCATCGACGGTCTGAGAGCATTGCTGGGCTCACCGAACTACGCGTCCAAAGCCTGGATCTACGATCAGTACGACAGCCAGGTGATGGCCGATACCATGCGCACGCCGGGTTTTGGCGCGGGCGTCATCCGCGTTCACGGCACCGACAAGAAGCTGGCGTTCACGTCGGACGTCACGCCGCGCTACGTGAAGGCCAATCCGGTTCAGGGCGGTCGGCAGGCGGTGGCCGAAGCCTACCGTAACCTGACCGCCGTTGGTGCCAAGCCATTGGCGACAACCGACAACCTAAACTTCGGCAATCCGGAGAAGCCGGAGATCATGGGCCAGTTCGTCGGCGCGCTTCAGGGCATCGGAGAGGCCTGTCTTGCGCTCGACATGCCCATCGTTTCGGGCAACGTGTCACTTTATAACGAAACAGATGGTCAAGGCATCCTGCCTACTCCGACCATCGGTGCGGTGGGTCTCATCGCCGCCGACGAAGAGCCGATCCTGGACGTGCCCCGCGACGGGCACGTGGCGCTTCTTCTGGGCGAAACGGCGGGCCACCTTGGCCAGTCCGCGCTTCTGGCAGAGGTCTTCCACCGCGAGGATGGCGATGCTCCGCACGTCGATCTGGACGTGGAGCTTGCCAACGGCGACTTCATCCGCGCGAACCGGCAGTGGATCAGGTGCTGCACCGATCTGGCCGACGGCGGTCTTGCGATGGCAGCCTTCGAGATGGCGGCGGCGGGCAACACGGGCGTCCACCTGGACACCGACGACACCGCACTGCTTTTCGGCGAGGATCAGGGCCGCTACCTGATCGCCTGCAACTTCGACTCCGCCGAAGCTCTGATGACCGCCGCCGGACAGGCGGGTGTCACGCTCACCTCGGTCGGGAAGTTCACTGGGGACACCGTGCGCATGGGCGGCTCCGAGACCCCTCTGGCCGACCTTCTGAACACTTACCGGACGTCCTTCGCGGCGACCTTCGACTGA
- a CDS encoding M48 family metalloprotease encodes MLKFTPILLAIVYALVMYHFSAWRTRRELDARSTELADPRLKKLTDRMAQALELPRIRVNIYEIDPVNGLAAPDGRIFITRGFYQKYRQGEVSAEELASVIAHELGHVALGHARRRMIDFSGQNAIRTALMMVLGRLIPGVGVWLANMLTSLLAAHLSRSDEYEADAYAAALLHKSGIGIAPQVSLFKKLEALTQSTHAAPAWLLSHPKTQDRISAIEAMGARWSTPET; translated from the coding sequence ATGCTGAAGTTCACTCCGATCCTGCTCGCGATTGTCTATGCCCTTGTGATGTACCACTTCTCGGCGTGGCGCACGCGGCGGGAGCTGGACGCACGGTCCACCGAGCTTGCCGACCCGCGCCTGAAGAAGCTGACCGACCGCATGGCGCAGGCGCTGGAGTTGCCCCGCATTCGCGTGAACATCTACGAGATCGATCCGGTCAACGGTCTGGCCGCGCCGGACGGTCGCATCTTCATCACGCGCGGCTTCTACCAAAAGTACCGGCAAGGTGAGGTTTCGGCAGAGGAGCTGGCCTCGGTCATCGCGCATGAACTGGGCCATGTGGCCCTTGGTCATGCACGCCGGCGGATGATCGACTTCTCCGGCCAGAACGCAATCCGCACCGCGTTGATGATGGTGCTTGGCCGTCTGATCCCCGGCGTTGGCGTCTGGCTCGCCAACATGCTGACGTCGCTGCTGGCCGCACATCTGTCGCGGTCTGACGAATACGAAGCGGACGCCTACGCCGCGGCCCTCCTGCACAAGTCCGGCATCGGTATTGCGCCACAGGTCAGTCTTTTCAAGAAGCTGGAGGCGCTGACCCAGTCGACCCACGCCGCGCCTGCCTGGCTTTTGTCGCACCCGAAGACGCAGGACCGGATATCCGCAATCGAGGCGATGGGTGCCCGCTGGTCGACGCCGGAAACCTGA